A stretch of Pygocentrus nattereri isolate fPygNat1 chromosome 8, fPygNat1.pri, whole genome shotgun sequence DNA encodes these proteins:
- the gal gene encoding galanin peptides isoform X1, translated as MQKCVGGVCVSLILCAVLSETLGMVIAAKEKRGWTLNSAGYLLGPRRIDHLIQIKDAPSARGREELLGEYAIDSHRTLSDKHGLAGKRDMEDDFKSGTLRITDEDVVHTIIDFLSYLKLKEMGALDNLPSSLTSEELSQP; from the exons atgcagaagtgtgttggCGGAGTCTGCGTGTCCCTCATTCTGTGCGCTGTCCTCTCGGAAACTCTGGGCATGGTCATAGCG GCAAAGGAGAAGCGCGGTTGGACGCTGAACAGCGCTGGATACCTGCTGGGCCCGC GTCGTATTGATCATCTAATACAGATAAAGGATGCTCCCAGTGCAAGGGGGAGAGAAGAGCTGCTTGGTGAAT ATGCCATTGACAGCCACAGGACGCTCAGTGACAAGCATGGCCTGGCAGGGAAGAGGGATATGGAAGACGACTTCAAATCAG GAACCCTGAGGATAACAGATGAAGATGTTGTCCACACCATCATAGACTTTCTATCATATCTCAAACTGAAAG aaatggGGGCCCTGGATAATCTGCCTTCCTCTCTCACATCAGAGGAGTTGAGTCAGCCTTAA
- the gal gene encoding galanin peptides isoform X2: MQKCVGGVCVSLILCAVLSETLGMVIAAKEKRGWTLNSAGYLLGPHAIDSHRTLSDKHGLAGKRDMEDDFKSGTLRITDEDVVHTIIDFLSYLKLKEMGALDNLPSSLTSEELSQP; the protein is encoded by the exons atgcagaagtgtgttggCGGAGTCTGCGTGTCCCTCATTCTGTGCGCTGTCCTCTCGGAAACTCTGGGCATGGTCATAGCG GCAAAGGAGAAGCGCGGTTGGACGCTGAACAGCGCTGGATACCTGCTGGGCCCGC ATGCCATTGACAGCCACAGGACGCTCAGTGACAAGCATGGCCTGGCAGGGAAGAGGGATATGGAAGACGACTTCAAATCAG GAACCCTGAGGATAACAGATGAAGATGTTGTCCACACCATCATAGACTTTCTATCATATCTCAAACTGAAAG aaatggGGGCCCTGGATAATCTGCCTTCCTCTCTCACATCAGAGGAGTTGAGTCAGCCTTAA